A single region of the Gasterosteus aculeatus chromosome 1, fGasAcu3.hap1.1, whole genome shotgun sequence genome encodes:
- the LOC120825623 gene encoding cyclin-Y-like protein 1 isoform X1 — MGGSVSCCISPGESPKIRRRQAELEECPITTAEDVSEDTGTYLQHISDRELPDELAQESNPSDHPRASTLFLNKSQTDVSVREKRKSNYLNHQMSPGLLTKKFSSCSTIFLDDSTVSQPNLKSTIKCAPAQRKRSTCQDEEMRAREEDVTCEMLMLRRSSCLVKIKTTAPFVCVSSSLCFSVTLAIYYHIKNRDSNRSVDIFDEKKHPLSREKVPDDYSVVDPEHKLIYRFIRTLFSSAQLTAECAIVTLVYLERLLTYAEMDICPCNWKRIVLGAILLASKVWDDQAVWNVDYCQILKEMTVEDMNEMERHFLELLQFNINVPGSVYAKYYFDLRSLADDNNLSFPLEPLSNKRAQKLEAISRLCEDKYKDLCKSTMRRSVSVDNMAGIKNSQAVLS; from the exons ATGGGAGGTTCGGTGTCATGCTGCATCTCTCCCGGCGAGAGTCCCAAGATCCGCCGGAGacaggcggagctggaggagtgTCCCATCACCACCGCCGAGGACGTGAGCGAGGACACCGGGACCTACCTGCAGCACATCAGCGACAGGGAGCTCCCCGACG aACTGGCCCAAGAGTCCAACCCATCCGACCACCCCAGAGCCAGCACCCTCTTCCTCAACAAGTCGCAGACAGACG TTTCAGTGCGcgagaaaaggaaaagtaacTACTTAAATCAC CAGATGTCCCCTGGGCTCCTGACAAAAAAGTTTAGTTCCTGCTCCACAATATTCCTGGACGACAGCACGGTCAGCCAGCCCAACCTCAAGAGCACGATCAAATG CGCTCCTGCCCAACGGAAGAGATCGACGTGTCAGGATGAGGaaatgagagcgagagaggaagaCGTGACGtgtgaaatgctaatgctacgTAGGAGCTCCTGTTTGGTGAAGATTAAAACCACAGcaccgtttgtgtgtgtgtcgtcttcTCTTTGTTTCAGCGTCACGTTGGCCATATACTATCACATCAAGAACAG GGATTCAAACCGCTCAGTGGACATCTTCGATGAGAAGAAGCACCCTCTGTCG agagagaaagtccCGGACGACTACTCCGTGGTCGACCCGGAGCACAAACTGATCTACCGCTTCATCCGGACGCTCTTCAGCTCCGCTCAGCTGACGGCCGAGTGTGCCATCGTCACCCTG GTGTACCTGGAAAGACTGCTGACGTATGCCGAGATGGACATCTGTCCGTGTAACTGGAAGCGCATCGTTCTCGGAGCCATTCTGCTGGCGTCCAAGGTGTGGGACGACCAGGCCGTGTGGAACGTGGACTACTGCCAGATCCTCAAAGAGATGACCGTGGAGGACAT GAATGAGATGGAGCGCCACTTCTTGGAGCTGCTCCAGTTCAACATCAACGTCCCGGGAAGCGTCTACGCCAAGTATTACTTTGACCTGCGCTCTCTGGCCGACGACAACAACCTCAGTTTCCCTCTGGAGCCGCTGAGCAACAAGCGCGCCCAAAAGCTGGAG GCCATCTCCAGGCTGTGCGAGGACAAGTACAAGGACCTGTGTAAGTCGACCATGAGGAGGTCCGTGAGTGTGGACAACATGGCCGGCATCAAGAACTCCCAGGCCGTGCTGTCTTAA
- the LOC120825623 gene encoding cyclin-Y-like protein 1 isoform X2, which produces MGGSVSCCISPGESPKIRRRQAELEECPITTAEDVSEDTGTYLQHISDRELPDELAQESNPSDHPRASTLFLNKSQTDVSVREKRKSNYLNHMSPGLLTKKFSSCSTIFLDDSTVSQPNLKSTIKCAPAQRKRSTCQDEEMRAREEDVTCEMLMLRRSSCLVKIKTTAPFVCVSSSLCFSVTLAIYYHIKNRDSNRSVDIFDEKKHPLSREKVPDDYSVVDPEHKLIYRFIRTLFSSAQLTAECAIVTLVYLERLLTYAEMDICPCNWKRIVLGAILLASKVWDDQAVWNVDYCQILKEMTVEDMNEMERHFLELLQFNINVPGSVYAKYYFDLRSLADDNNLSFPLEPLSNKRAQKLEAISRLCEDKYKDLCKSTMRRSVSVDNMAGIKNSQAVLS; this is translated from the exons ATGGGAGGTTCGGTGTCATGCTGCATCTCTCCCGGCGAGAGTCCCAAGATCCGCCGGAGacaggcggagctggaggagtgTCCCATCACCACCGCCGAGGACGTGAGCGAGGACACCGGGACCTACCTGCAGCACATCAGCGACAGGGAGCTCCCCGACG aACTGGCCCAAGAGTCCAACCCATCCGACCACCCCAGAGCCAGCACCCTCTTCCTCAACAAGTCGCAGACAGACG TTTCAGTGCGcgagaaaaggaaaagtaacTACTTAAATCAC ATGTCCCCTGGGCTCCTGACAAAAAAGTTTAGTTCCTGCTCCACAATATTCCTGGACGACAGCACGGTCAGCCAGCCCAACCTCAAGAGCACGATCAAATG CGCTCCTGCCCAACGGAAGAGATCGACGTGTCAGGATGAGGaaatgagagcgagagaggaagaCGTGACGtgtgaaatgctaatgctacgTAGGAGCTCCTGTTTGGTGAAGATTAAAACCACAGcaccgtttgtgtgtgtgtcgtcttcTCTTTGTTTCAGCGTCACGTTGGCCATATACTATCACATCAAGAACAG GGATTCAAACCGCTCAGTGGACATCTTCGATGAGAAGAAGCACCCTCTGTCG agagagaaagtccCGGACGACTACTCCGTGGTCGACCCGGAGCACAAACTGATCTACCGCTTCATCCGGACGCTCTTCAGCTCCGCTCAGCTGACGGCCGAGTGTGCCATCGTCACCCTG GTGTACCTGGAAAGACTGCTGACGTATGCCGAGATGGACATCTGTCCGTGTAACTGGAAGCGCATCGTTCTCGGAGCCATTCTGCTGGCGTCCAAGGTGTGGGACGACCAGGCCGTGTGGAACGTGGACTACTGCCAGATCCTCAAAGAGATGACCGTGGAGGACAT GAATGAGATGGAGCGCCACTTCTTGGAGCTGCTCCAGTTCAACATCAACGTCCCGGGAAGCGTCTACGCCAAGTATTACTTTGACCTGCGCTCTCTGGCCGACGACAACAACCTCAGTTTCCCTCTGGAGCCGCTGAGCAACAAGCGCGCCCAAAAGCTGGAG GCCATCTCCAGGCTGTGCGAGGACAAGTACAAGGACCTGTGTAAGTCGACCATGAGGAGGTCCGTGAGTGTGGACAACATGGCCGGCATCAAGAACTCCCAGGCCGTGCTGTCTTAA
- the LOC120825623 gene encoding cyclin-Y-like protein 1 isoform X3 encodes MGGSVSCCISPGESPKIRRRQAELEECPITTAEDVSEDTGTYLQHISDRELPDELAQESNPSDHPRASTLFLNKSQTDVSVREKRKSNYLNHQMSPGLLTKKFSSCSTIFLDDSTVSQPNLKSTIKCVTLAIYYHIKNRDSNRSVDIFDEKKHPLSREKVPDDYSVVDPEHKLIYRFIRTLFSSAQLTAECAIVTLVYLERLLTYAEMDICPCNWKRIVLGAILLASKVWDDQAVWNVDYCQILKEMTVEDMNEMERHFLELLQFNINVPGSVYAKYYFDLRSLADDNNLSFPLEPLSNKRAQKLEAISRLCEDKYKDLCKSTMRRSVSVDNMAGIKNSQAVLS; translated from the exons ATGGGAGGTTCGGTGTCATGCTGCATCTCTCCCGGCGAGAGTCCCAAGATCCGCCGGAGacaggcggagctggaggagtgTCCCATCACCACCGCCGAGGACGTGAGCGAGGACACCGGGACCTACCTGCAGCACATCAGCGACAGGGAGCTCCCCGACG aACTGGCCCAAGAGTCCAACCCATCCGACCACCCCAGAGCCAGCACCCTCTTCCTCAACAAGTCGCAGACAGACG TTTCAGTGCGcgagaaaaggaaaagtaacTACTTAAATCAC CAGATGTCCCCTGGGCTCCTGACAAAAAAGTTTAGTTCCTGCTCCACAATATTCCTGGACGACAGCACGGTCAGCCAGCCCAACCTCAAGAGCACGATCAAATG CGTCACGTTGGCCATATACTATCACATCAAGAACAG GGATTCAAACCGCTCAGTGGACATCTTCGATGAGAAGAAGCACCCTCTGTCG agagagaaagtccCGGACGACTACTCCGTGGTCGACCCGGAGCACAAACTGATCTACCGCTTCATCCGGACGCTCTTCAGCTCCGCTCAGCTGACGGCCGAGTGTGCCATCGTCACCCTG GTGTACCTGGAAAGACTGCTGACGTATGCCGAGATGGACATCTGTCCGTGTAACTGGAAGCGCATCGTTCTCGGAGCCATTCTGCTGGCGTCCAAGGTGTGGGACGACCAGGCCGTGTGGAACGTGGACTACTGCCAGATCCTCAAAGAGATGACCGTGGAGGACAT GAATGAGATGGAGCGCCACTTCTTGGAGCTGCTCCAGTTCAACATCAACGTCCCGGGAAGCGTCTACGCCAAGTATTACTTTGACCTGCGCTCTCTGGCCGACGACAACAACCTCAGTTTCCCTCTGGAGCCGCTGAGCAACAAGCGCGCCCAAAAGCTGGAG GCCATCTCCAGGCTGTGCGAGGACAAGTACAAGGACCTGTGTAAGTCGACCATGAGGAGGTCCGTGAGTGTGGACAACATGGCCGGCATCAAGAACTCCCAGGCCGTGCTGTCTTAA
- the LOC120825623 gene encoding cyclin-Y-like protein 1 isoform X4 translates to MGGSVSCCISPGESPKIRRRQAELEECPITTAEDVSEDTGTYLQHISDRELPDELAQESNPSDHPRASTLFLNKSQTDVSVREKRKSNYLNHMSPGLLTKKFSSCSTIFLDDSTVSQPNLKSTIKCVTLAIYYHIKNRDSNRSVDIFDEKKHPLSREKVPDDYSVVDPEHKLIYRFIRTLFSSAQLTAECAIVTLVYLERLLTYAEMDICPCNWKRIVLGAILLASKVWDDQAVWNVDYCQILKEMTVEDMNEMERHFLELLQFNINVPGSVYAKYYFDLRSLADDNNLSFPLEPLSNKRAQKLEAISRLCEDKYKDLCKSTMRRSVSVDNMAGIKNSQAVLS, encoded by the exons ATGGGAGGTTCGGTGTCATGCTGCATCTCTCCCGGCGAGAGTCCCAAGATCCGCCGGAGacaggcggagctggaggagtgTCCCATCACCACCGCCGAGGACGTGAGCGAGGACACCGGGACCTACCTGCAGCACATCAGCGACAGGGAGCTCCCCGACG aACTGGCCCAAGAGTCCAACCCATCCGACCACCCCAGAGCCAGCACCCTCTTCCTCAACAAGTCGCAGACAGACG TTTCAGTGCGcgagaaaaggaaaagtaacTACTTAAATCAC ATGTCCCCTGGGCTCCTGACAAAAAAGTTTAGTTCCTGCTCCACAATATTCCTGGACGACAGCACGGTCAGCCAGCCCAACCTCAAGAGCACGATCAAATG CGTCACGTTGGCCATATACTATCACATCAAGAACAG GGATTCAAACCGCTCAGTGGACATCTTCGATGAGAAGAAGCACCCTCTGTCG agagagaaagtccCGGACGACTACTCCGTGGTCGACCCGGAGCACAAACTGATCTACCGCTTCATCCGGACGCTCTTCAGCTCCGCTCAGCTGACGGCCGAGTGTGCCATCGTCACCCTG GTGTACCTGGAAAGACTGCTGACGTATGCCGAGATGGACATCTGTCCGTGTAACTGGAAGCGCATCGTTCTCGGAGCCATTCTGCTGGCGTCCAAGGTGTGGGACGACCAGGCCGTGTGGAACGTGGACTACTGCCAGATCCTCAAAGAGATGACCGTGGAGGACAT GAATGAGATGGAGCGCCACTTCTTGGAGCTGCTCCAGTTCAACATCAACGTCCCGGGAAGCGTCTACGCCAAGTATTACTTTGACCTGCGCTCTCTGGCCGACGACAACAACCTCAGTTTCCCTCTGGAGCCGCTGAGCAACAAGCGCGCCCAAAAGCTGGAG GCCATCTCCAGGCTGTGCGAGGACAAGTACAAGGACCTGTGTAAGTCGACCATGAGGAGGTCCGTGAGTGTGGACAACATGGCCGGCATCAAGAACTCCCAGGCCGTGCTGTCTTAA
- the LOC120826973 gene encoding protein jagunal homolog 1-B → MASRAGPRAAGTDGSDFQHRERVASHYQMSVALKSEIRKLNIVHALIWVLMAAQVTVSQLSLVSHKVVASPYQWEYPYFLSIIPLVFSFLALPRNNISYLVISIISAGLFCVAPLVYGSMEMFPVAQQLYRHGKAYRFIFGFPAVTVMYLVIVIAVQVHAWQIYYSKKLLDQWFTGTQEKKKK, encoded by the exons ATGGCTTCTCGAGCAGGCCCGAGAGCAGCCGGTACGGATGGCAGTGACTTTCAGCACCGGGAGAGGGTTGCTTCTCACTACCAGATGAG CGTTGCTCTGAAGTCTGAAATCCGAAAACTCAACATTGTCCACGCGCTGATCTGGGTGCTGATGGCCGCTCAG GTGACCGTGAGCCAGCTGAGCCTCGTGTCGCACAAGGTCGTGGCCTCTCCATACCAGTGGGAGTATCCTTACTTCCTGAGCATAATTCCCTTGGTCTTCAGCTTCTTGGCGTTGCCCCGCAACAACATCAGCTACCTGGTCATCTCCATAATCAGCGCCGGGCTCTTCTGCGTGGCCCCGCTGGTCTACGGCAGCATGGAAATGTTCCCCGTGGCCCAGCAGCTGTATCGACACGGGAAAGCCTACCGCTTCATCTTCGGCTTCCCCGCCGTGACGGTCATGTACCTGGTCATCGTCATCGCTGTGCAGGTGCACGCCTGGCAAATCTACTACAGCAAGAAGCTGCTGGACCAGTGGTTCACCGGcacgcaggagaagaagaagaaatga